TAAAATTACCAATCCTTTGACAGGCCTCTCTTATGGCTAAGATTTCGGCATGCGCGGTTGGGTCGTTTTGTTTTAGAATTTGGTTTCTTCCTCTACCTATGATTTCCCCCTTAGGAGAAACTATCACTGCCCCAACAGGTACTTCATCTTCTTCAAAAGCCTTTAAAGCCTCTTTAAGGGCCTCTTCCATAAAAAATAGGTCTTCTTCTTTAAACATTTTTATACTACCCTAAACTTCTAACAAAAAAACCACACGCTAAAAAAGCTAAAGAAACTATAAAAACTAAGGTTTCTAAGTATACTACCTGCCCAAGAGGTCTCTTTTTAACTACTAAACCAAGAAAATAAGCTACTCCCCAAACCAAAAAGAATACTCCAAATTTGTAATGAAAAAGAGTTGTTAAGCTGGTTATCAATAGTCCTATTAAGATAGTTAAGTTCAAAATTTTAAAGAAAATTTTAGGCTCATACGAAAAGGTAGAAAGTAAAAAATTTTTCGGCAAAAAGCCATCTGTCTGAAAGTAAACGATCTCTAAATAAAGTTTTAGGTATAAAATCACAAGAACAGCTTGCAAAAAAATGACTCCAAAACTAAAAGTCCAAAAGGGATATAGATAAAGAGAAAGGGCTGACAAGAAAAGTATCTCCCAAAAAAAGGTTAATGCACTTCGATAGGTAAGAAAGTCAATCAACAAAAGTGCTATCACCAAACTTATTATCCTTGGTTTATAAAGAAAAGCGGTTATTAAGGTAAAAAAACCCGTTAGCACAGCAAAAAACAAAAGTTTTTTTTGATGTTGAGAAAGAAACCTGTATTTTATCGGAAGGTAAAACTTAAAACTTTCTTTTAAAAGATTTTGGTTTAAAAGGTTTCTAAAAAGACTAAAACTTAAAAACCATAAAAGAAGATAAGAAAACTTAGAGTTTAAAGGATGGTTAATCCCTAACAACAGCCCAAGAAAAATTAAAAATAGGGTTAACGACCAGGTAGCCGAAGAAAAACACATAGCTTTTAAAAACTTATAAAAAAAAGAAGTTCTATTCTTTAAAACATCGACCACCTCGTTTATTAGCCAGTTTGGTGTTGAGGCTCCTGCAGTTATACCTACTGTTTTATGTTTCTTTAAATCTTCCCAAGAAAGTTCTTCAGGACTTTCGACAAGAAAAACATCTTTATTTTCTTTTTTAGCTACGTCTGCTAACCGGTTGGTGTTTGCACTAAACTTTCCACCTATAACCACGATAGCTGAACATTCCTCACAAAGTTTTCTAACCTCGTTTTGTCTGACTGCTGTAGCATTACAGATGGTATTGATGATCTTTCCGTTAGGATAAAGAGACGTTATTCTTTTAGAAAGATGGTTAAACAGTTTTTCGTCTTGGGTAGTTTGAGAGAGGATGACATAATCTTTAAGAGGGGGAAGGGTTACAACGTCTTCTTCTGAGGAAACCACATATCCTTTACCTTCACAATAACCAAGAATACCCTTAACTTCTGCATGATCTTTATCTCCTATGATCACTACCTCTTTTCCCTCTGATACAGCTTTTTTAGCCAAGGCCTGAACCTTAAGGACCCTTGGACAGGTACCATCTATAACCTTATGTTTTTCTGTCAATGCTTTATATTCCTTTGGAGGTACCCCATGGGCACGAATGATTACCACACCTGAGGGAAGGTTTTCGTTAGGGTCTTTTAACACCTGTACTCCAAAAATATCAAGAAGTTTTAAAGTCTGAGGATTATGGATTAGTGGTCCGTAAGTATAAATATATGATTTTTTCTCGTTTAAAGCCTTTAATACTAAATTTACCGCCCTTCTTACCCCCATGCAAAACCCAGCTTTTTTAGCGATTTTTATCTTCATAAGATTTCTCTCCTTATCTCTGCCTTTAACCTGTCTATATCTCCTTTTTCAGCCATACTGTAGTATCCATTTTTACCTACGATAACATGATCAAGCACTTTAATCTGAAGAAGGTCTCCTGCCAAAACCAGTCTTTTAGTAAGCATTAAATCTTCTTTAGAAGGGGTAGGATCTCCAGAAGGATGGTTATGCACTAACACTATGGAAAGGGCCTTCTTCTCCAGTGCCTTTTTAAAAATTTCTCTTGGATATACCGCACTTTCATGTAGGGTTCCTTCAAAAAGGGTTTCTCCTCCTAAAAACTTAGACTTAGCATCAAGAAAAAGAACTTTTAAAACCTCTCGGTCCAAATTTTGCATTTCATACTTGAGATATTCATATACCTCTTGTGGAGACCTTAGATATTCTGACTTTGTCGCCCTACTCTGAAGATACCTTCGAGCAACCTCATGAATAACCTTTAAAGGTAAAATAGCCCTTTCCTTAAGTCCCTTAAACTTTTTAAGTTCTTCTAAAGGAGCATCAAGTACCTGATCTAAAGTTTTATAATGTTCTAAAAGGGTTCTTGCAAGTTTTCTGGTATCTCTGTAAGGAAGGCTAAACATTAAAAGAAGCTCAAGTAAGTCTTCATCTGTAAAACTTTTTGGCCCTTCTTTAAGAAACCGTTCTTTTACCCTAGCTCTGTGGCCTTTTGCCTTTTCATACGCCTCTATCAAAATTTTTTGAGAATATTTTTTTTCAGGCATGTTTAAAACACGATCGTTTTAAAAACTCATCTGAAATTGAGCCCTTCCGTGAACCTGAAAAATTCCATCTTTTATATGATAGGTCATACCCTTTCCCCTAATCAACATACCTTTTTGTTTTACTAAAACTTCTTTTTCCGTAAAAAGATAGTTCTTTTTAGGAAAAAATATCAACTCTTCGGTATATACTTCTCCATAGTTTTCAGTAACCAATTTTACATTGCCTTGAAAAACCATTTTATCCTCTTTGGGATAGTAATAACCTCTCTGAGAAGAGACGTTAATTCCTTTGGATGGACTGATTAAAGTTAAACCCTCTGCCCAAAAAGTACCTTCTTTATCACGTTTAAAGAAAGATGCTTTAAGCTTCCAAAGAAGTCCTTCTTTACTGTAAAAACTGTATTCCAAATCTTTGGCTACCATACGAAAATCTTTGGATAAAGAAGGAGAAACTAAAAACAAAACTAAGATAGATAAAATTGCAACGCCTCTTCCCATTTTCCCTTAGCCTTTAAAATGAGATCACAGACCTCCCTTACAGCCCCTTTCCCTCCAGGGAGCTTTGTTATGTAATGGACATACTCGTTTACCGGAGGCCATCCGTTAGGAACTCCTATAGCTAATCCTACCCTTTTTAACACAGGAAGATCTATCCAATCATCTCCCACATAGGCAATTTCTTCGTCTTTAAGCCCTTTTTCTTGTTTGAGCTTCTCATATATTTTGAGTTTAGTTAATTCTCCTTGAGAAACAAAGATGATACCCAACTCTTTGGCTCTGTGCTGGGTAACTTGAGAGAATCTGCTTGAAAGGATGGCTACTTCAACCCCAATTTTTTGTAAAAGTTTTATTCCCATTCCGTCAAGTACGTTAAATTGTTTAACCTCTTCCCCTTCACTGGTAAGGATGATCCTTCCATCGGTAAGCACACCGTCTACATCTAACAAAAGTAACTTAATTTTCTTCGCTTTTTGTAGAATTTCTTGAGGAAAGTCCATGTTTTTTTAACACCTCTCTTAGGTCTCTAATTTGAGAAAGTAGAGGGTCTAACCAACTAAGAGGTAAAGAATTGGCTCCATCACAAAGGGCTTTTTCCGGCTCTGGATGAACTTCCATAAAAATCCCATCTACTCCCACTGCTACCGAAGCCCTCATCAAATATGGGATGAACTCTCTTTCCCCTCCAGATTTACCTTCCCCTCCCCCAGGAAGCTGAACGCTGTGGGTAGCGTCAAAAATAACCTTATCACTAAACCTCTGCATTATAGGAATACCTCTAAAATCTACCACCAGATTTCTGTAACCAAAGGTATAGCCTCGTTCGGTAGTCCATACCTCTTGAGAGGTAAACTGTTTAGCCTTTTCTACTGCATATTTCATATCCCATGGAGAAACAAACTGACCTTTTTTGATGTTAACCACTTTTCCAGTTTTTGCTGCTTCCACTATCAGGTCAGTTTGTCTACAAAGAAAAGCCGGAATCTGAATAACATCCACTACCTCAGCTACAGGTTTAACCTGCCAGGTTTCATGAACATCGGTAGTAACAGGAACTCCTATTTGGGTTTTTACCTCGTATAACCAGGCAAGACCTTTTTCAAGCCCAGGTCCTCGGTAGGAAAAAATAGAGGTCCTGTTAGCCTTATCAAAAGAGGCCTTAAACACAAACTCAAAATCATACTTAGTAAGAAGCTCTTTAAGCTCGTTGGCTATATAAAGGGTCAACTCAAGGTCTTCTAAAACACAGGGCCCTGCTATGATTAAAAACCTGTTCTTCATAACCATTACCTTTCTTAGAATTTCAAATTTTTAAAAAGTATTTTATAATCAATTTGACATACTTGCAACCCTATGAAAAATCTTATGGACTATACAAGGTTTGAAAAAAACTTTTTCCGTAAAAAATGGACAGGAAGAATTTCTATAGCTTTAGTATTTCCTAATCATTATCAGGTTGGGATGTCTAACTTAGGTTTTCTTTATGTCTATCAAAGACTTAACCTTTATCAAGAAATAGTATGTGAGCGGGTGTTTTTACCAGAAAAAAATGAAAAAATAAGGTCTATCGAAAGTTCTCGTCCTCTTAAAGATTTTAACCTTATACTTTTTTCCATACCCTTTGAAGTAGACTATATAAACGTGGTAAAAATCCTACAAAAAGGAGAACTTGGGTTAAACCCTACTCAAAGGACACAACCTGTGTTAGCAGGAGGAGTGGCTACTTGGTTAAACCCAGAACCAATCTCTTCTTTTGTTGATGCTTTTTTACTTGGAGAATGGGAAGAAATAGAAAAACATGTAGTTCCTATTTTTATAGAACATTTTAACCACAAAAAAATACTTCTTGAAAAATTAAGCACTTTAAACTTTGTTTACCTTCCTCTGTCCTCTGACCAGAAGAAAATAAAAGTAGCCAAAATAAAAAAACCAGAAAAGGTGGTTTATTCAGATCTTATCAGTCAAAAAGCAACGTTTTCTGAAACCTATCTTAT
Above is a genomic segment from Thermodesulfobacterium commune DSM 2178 containing:
- the radC gene encoding RadC family protein, with translation MPEKKYSQKILIEAYEKAKGHRARVKERFLKEGPKSFTDEDLLELLLMFSLPYRDTRKLARTLLEHYKTLDQVLDAPLEELKKFKGLKERAILPLKVIHEVARRYLQSRATKSEYLRSPQEVYEYLKYEMQNLDREVLKVLFLDAKSKFLGGETLFEGTLHESAVYPREIFKKALEKKALSIVLVHNHPSGDPTPSKEDLMLTKRLVLAGDLLQIKVLDHVIVGKNGYYSMAEKGDIDRLKAEIRREIL
- the lptC gene encoding LPS export ABC transporter periplasmic protein LptC, whose translation is MGRGVAILSILVLFLVSPSLSKDFRMVAKDLEYSFYSKEGLLWKLKASFFKRDKEGTFWAEGLTLISPSKGINVSSQRGYYYPKEDKMVFQGNVKLVTENYGEVYTEELIFFPKKNYLFTEKEVLVKQKGMLIRGKGMTYHIKDGIFQVHGRAQFQMSF
- the kdsA gene encoding 3-deoxy-8-phosphooctulonate synthase; the encoded protein is MKNRFLIIAGPCVLEDLELTLYIANELKELLTKYDFEFVFKASFDKANRTSIFSYRGPGLEKGLAWLYEVKTQIGVPVTTDVHETWQVKPVAEVVDVIQIPAFLCRQTDLIVEAAKTGKVVNIKKGQFVSPWDMKYAVEKAKQFTSQEVWTTERGYTFGYRNLVVDFRGIPIMQRFSDKVIFDATHSVQLPGGGEGKSGGEREFIPYLMRASVAVGVDGIFMEVHPEPEKALCDGANSLPLSWLDPLLSQIRDLREVLKKHGLSSRNSTKSEEN
- the ispH gene encoding 4-hydroxy-3-methylbut-2-enyl diphosphate reductase, with the protein product MKIKIAKKAGFCMGVRRAVNLVLKALNEKKSYIYTYGPLIHNPQTLKLLDIFGVQVLKDPNENLPSGVVIIRAHGVPPKEYKALTEKHKVIDGTCPRVLKVQALAKKAVSEGKEVVIIGDKDHAEVKGILGYCEGKGYVVSSEEDVVTLPPLKDYVILSQTTQDEKLFNHLSKRITSLYPNGKIINTICNATAVRQNEVRKLCEECSAIVVIGGKFSANTNRLADVAKKENKDVFLVESPEELSWEDLKKHKTVGITAGASTPNWLINEVVDVLKNRTSFFYKFLKAMCFSSATWSLTLFLIFLGLLLGINHPLNSKFSYLLLWFLSFSLFRNLLNQNLLKESFKFYLPIKYRFLSQHQKKLLFFAVLTGFFTLITAFLYKPRIISLVIALLLIDFLTYRSALTFFWEILFLSALSLYLYPFWTFSFGVIFLQAVLVILYLKLYLEIVYFQTDGFLPKNFLLSTFSYEPKIFFKILNLTILIGLLITSLTTLFHYKFGVFFLVWGVAYFLGLVVKKRPLGQVVYLETLVFIVSLAFLACGFFVRSLG
- a CDS encoding KdsC family phosphatase, whose translation is MDFPQEILQKAKKIKLLLLDVDGVLTDGRIILTSEGEEVKQFNVLDGMGIKLLQKIGVEVAILSSRFSQVTQHRAKELGIIFVSQGELTKLKIYEKLKQEKGLKDEEIAYVGDDWIDLPVLKRVGLAIGVPNGWPPVNEYVHYITKLPGGKGAVREVCDLILKAKGKWEEALQFYLS